One Coffea arabica cultivar ET-39 chromosome 5e, Coffea Arabica ET-39 HiFi, whole genome shotgun sequence DNA segment encodes these proteins:
- the LOC113704518 gene encoding uncharacterized protein, whose product MAAMELKCSDISSWKAALSSYKSSIESLNKPNLISLDDFYRNELPVLVKQRNPTPYITTDELSKLMQWKLSRGKWRPRLLDFVSSLNDDVVKSASRKAFESLPDVSKAVKELTVLKGVGPATASAILAAYAPHITPFMSDEAMEAAIGNTKDYTLKSYLVFVEKLQAKAMELSSEEDLFTPSDVERALWSASVAAKSKALSSKPAEVDLDKNSKRKRKR is encoded by the coding sequence GGAAGGCGGCTCTGTCGTCCTACAAGTCCAGCATCGAATCCTTAAACAAACCAAACCTTATTTCCCTCGACGATTTCTACAGGAACGAGCTTCCGGTACTGGTAAAGCAGAGGAACCCTACTCCATATATAACGACTGATGAACTCTCAAAATTAATGCAGTGGAAGCTGAGCAGGGGCAAATGGAGGCCCAGGCTGCTGGACTTCGTTTCTTCGCTGAACGACGACGTTGTCAAATCAGCCTCGCGAAAAGCGTTCGAGTCGTTGCCGGACGTTTCTAAAGCTGTTAAGGAGCTCACCGTCTTGAAAGGCGTGGGCCCCGCCACTGCCTCCGCTATTCTCGCTGCCTATGCTCCTCATATTACTCCATTCATGTCCGACGAGGCGATGGAAGCAGCAATTGGTAACACGAAGGACTATACATTGAAGAGTTATCTAGTTTTTGTGGAGAAGTTACAAGCCAAGGCAATGGAACTTTCGAGCGAGGAGGACCTATTCACACCATCAGATGTTGAGAGGGCTTTGTGGAGTGCTTCTGTAGCTGCCAAGTCAAAAGCTTTATCATCAAAGCCTGCTGAGGTTGACTTAGACAagaattccaaaagaaagagaaagcgGTGA